A segment of the Thermus islandicus DSM 21543 genome:
AGGGCGGAAAGAGGGGCTACGAAAGCCGGTGCCCTTTTTCCCCACTTGCTCTTATCGGAGAGGAGGACCGTCCTTTGGCTCACTGCCATAGCCTTGCGCTTGACTGCGGCCTCCTCAAAGGTATGGTTCGTAACCCCCTCCAGGTCAAAGGCATCGGCTCCCATAAAGAAGAGATCAGCCCGTACATAGTCTAAAAGTTCCTCGGTCCATGGACCCACCACGCTATAGAACCCATTGCGCACAAGACCCCCCACCACAAGGACTTCTGTTCTCCCCTGGGCTGCGGCTTGAGCCACGGGAAGGTCCAAGGCCACTACCCTCAGGGGGCGGCCCGCCAAAAACCGGGCCAAGGCCAAGGCAGTGGTGCCCGAGTCCAGGACCACCGTAGCCCCATCAGGCACTAAAGTGGCTGCCCTACGGGCAATGGCCTCCTTTATCCTGAGGTTTCTAGCAATCTTTTGGACGTAGGGTGGTTCCGCCTCCATGAAAAGCGCTCCGCCATGTGCTCGTTGAAGCAGTCCCTGGCGAGCGAGGAGGGCCAAGTCTCGGCGGACAGTGGCCTGGGAAACTCCCAGGCGCTCTGCAAGGTCCCGGGTGCTCAGGGCTCCGTAATGGTGAATGAGGTGCAGGAGCTTATTGCGCCGCTCTGCAGCTAGGGGCATCTTCTTGCTTGAATGTAAGCGAAAATGCGCGATCTTGTCAAGATCTGAGCTGGGAGGCTACCTTCTCGGGCGGCAAGCGTCAGGCGGGACCGGGGAAAAGACCACCCCTTGGCTTATCTGAGGGGCTGTAACGTTATCCTATTCCCATGCGCCTTATCGGCATCGCCACCCAGCGGCGAAGTGCCGAGGGTGGGCTTTTCTTGGGTCTTGTGGGGGCCTATATGGAGGCCCTGGCGGCCCAGGGTCTGGCCTACGTCCTGGTGCCGCCTCAAGGTGAGGCGGCATTGGAGCGGCTCCTGCGGCACCTGGACGGGATCCTCCTCCCGGGGGGAGGGGACGTGGACCCTGGGCTCTATGGGGAGGAGCCCCTTCCGGAGCTTGGGGAGGTGGATCCTGAGCGGGACGGCCTCGAGGTCTTCCTAGCCCGCTACGCTGCGGAGAAGGGGCTTCCTCTCCTTGGGGTGTGCCGGGGGGTCCAGGTGTTGAACGTGGCCCTGGGGGGGAGCCTCCACCAGGACCTGGGCCGGGCGGGTTTTGCCCTGCAGCACTACCAGAAAAGCCCTCCCGCCTGGGGGGCCTTGGCCCACCGGGTGGAGCTTACGGGGGAGAGCCCCCTCACCGCCCTCTTCCCGCCCTCCTTCCGGGTGAACTCCTACCACCACCAGGGGGTGAAGGCCTTGGGGAGGGGTCTGAGGCCTGCGGCCTTCTCCCCGGACGGTCTGGTGGAGGCGGTCTTCCTAGGGGGCCACCCCCTTTACCTGGGGGTGCAGTGGCACCCGGAGCTCCTGCGGGCGCACTGGCCCCTTTTCGGGCTCCTCCGCCGGGCCTAGGTCTCGTCCTCCCAGAGCCTCTCCAGGGCTTCCCGGGGTCTTAGGACCTCAAAGGCTTCGCCGGTCCAGAGGAGCTCCAGGGGCCTAGGGGTGTCCAGGTAGGGGAGGGCCATGCTGGCCCCGTAGGCTCCGGCCTCCAGGAAGGCCAGGGCGTCCCCTTCCTTGGGCCTAGGGAGGCGCACCCCCCTTAGGAGGACATCCCCGGCCTCGCAGGCGGGGCCCGCCAGATCGTACTCCACCTCCTCCCCGCCCTCGTAGAGGGGCAGCACGGG
Coding sequences within it:
- a CDS encoding DeoR/GlpR family DNA-binding transcription regulator, with the protein product MPLAAERRNKLLHLIHHYGALSTRDLAERLGVSQATVRRDLALLARQGLLQRAHGGALFMEAEPPYVQKIARNLRIKEAIARRAATLVPDGATVVLDSGTTALALARFLAGRPLRVVALDLPVAQAAAQGRTEVLVVGGLVRNGFYSVVGPWTEELLDYVRADLFFMGADAFDLEGVTNHTFEEAAVKRKAMAVSQRTVLLSDKSKWGKRAPAFVAPLSALERVITDLEEANLQSLVRVEVVDGTL
- a CDS encoding gamma-glutamyl-gamma-aminobutyrate hydrolase family protein, encoding MRLIGIATQRRSAEGGLFLGLVGAYMEALAAQGLAYVLVPPQGEAALERLLRHLDGILLPGGGDVDPGLYGEEPLPELGEVDPERDGLEVFLARYAAEKGLPLLGVCRGVQVLNVALGGSLHQDLGRAGFALQHYQKSPPAWGALAHRVELTGESPLTALFPPSFRVNSYHHQGVKALGRGLRPAAFSPDGLVEAVFLGGHPLYLGVQWHPELLRAHWPLFGLLRRA